One Mugil cephalus isolate CIBA_MC_2020 chromosome 8, CIBA_Mcephalus_1.1, whole genome shotgun sequence genomic window carries:
- the zgc:110329 gene encoding tetraspanin-15 gives MPSYSELRKTNNFYYFIKFTLNVYSMLFSLVGLCVLCVGVYAEVERQKNRTLEGLFLAPAVVLILLGLVMFTVSVVGMVGSLRDNKTLLHMFLCVLCVLLLLQAVAVTMALIFEKKTSALFQSSIREGIKHYYDDLDFKNILDYVQETFSCCGGDDFKDWGVNQYHFCNGTGPLACGVPYTCCVRRKVGEVINTLCGYQTLDKQRETVNNLINVRGCLHAVNLWMSDNIGITFALSCAIGLPQLLGIILSCIFWNLLVDMSESTDMVDFKLKKSEFEYSELDLAGAGWCLCLPRDGGYLPVPAAEPELDPIDAHLEKLKKQPPLTHAQLREMQQSRSATGLDEVDVGRKQKREH, from the exons CTGGTGGGGctttgtgtgctgtgtgtgggaGTCTACGCCGAGGTGGAAAGGCAGAAGAATCGAACCCTGGAGGGTCTGTTCCTTGCTCCCGCTGTGGTGCTCATCCTGCTGGGGCTGGTGATGTTCACAGTGTCAGTAGTGGGCATGGTTGGATCCCTCAGGGACAACAAGACCCTGCTGCACATG ttcctctgtgttctgtgtgtgttgctgctccTCCAGGCAGTTGCCGTCACCATGGCTCTTATCTTTgaaaagaag ACGTCGGCCTTGTTCCAGAGTAGTATACGAGAAGGAATAAAACACTACTACGACGACCTCGACTTCAAAAACATCTTGGACTATGTGCAAGAAACG TTTTCATGCTGTGGAGGAGATGATTTTAAGGACTGGGGAGTCAATCAGTACCATTTCTGCAATGGTACTGGACCACTAGCGTGTGGGGTTCCATACACCTGTTGTGTTCGCCGCAAG GTGGGCGAAGTCATTAATACCCTATGTGGTTACCAGACTCTGGACAAACAG CGTGAAACCGTGAACAACCTGATCAACGTGCGAGGCTGCCTCCACGCAGTGAACCTCTGGATGAGTGACAACATTGGAATAACCTTTGCACTCAGCTGCGCCATTGGACTGCCACAG CTGCTGGGCATCATCCTGAGCTGCATCTTCTGGAACCTGCTGGTGGACATGAGCGAGTCGACCGACATGGTGGACTTCAAGCTGAAGAAGTCTGAGTTTGAGTACAGCGAGCTGGACCTGGCGGGCGCTGGCTGGTGCTTGTGCCTGCCGAGGGACGGCGGCTACCTGCCGGTCCCTGCCGCTGAGCCTGAACTCGACCCTATTGACGCTCACCTGGAGAAGCTCAAGAAGCAGCCGCCGCTCACACACGCTCAGCTGCGAGAAATGCAGCAGTCCAGGTCGGCCACGGGGCTGGACGAGGTGGACGTGGGCCGCAAGCAGAAAAGGGAACACTGA